AGATCCCCGCCCGCGCCGACGGCACCCGCCGCCCCCTACGTCACGGCCCCTACGCGACCCAAACCGACGCCGACACGGTCCTGGACCGCATCCGCGCCGCCCTGGCCGTCCCCGACGCCAGCGACCCGCACGTCATGGTCAAAACCGGCGACCTCATCGAAACCGCCATCAAGACCGGCGCACCCGTACCCACCCCCGACCAGGTCCGCCGCACCCTGCACCTCGACATCACCCCCACCGAACTCCCCACCATGGCCGACTACCTCACCGGCTGGCTCGCCGGACGCATGAACATCAAGAAAGGCACCCTGCGCTCCTACGAAGGACACATCCGCCTCTACCTGATCCCGCACCTCGGGCACCTGCGCATCGACCGGCTCCGCCCCGGCCACATCGACGCCATGTACGACGCCATCGCCGAACGCAACACCACCATCGCCACCCTGCGCGCCAGCCGGGACCCCGCCAAACGCGACCAGGTCAAGAACCAGCGGGTCGTCGGACCGAGGACGATGCACGTCATCCACGCCACCCTGCGCAAGGCCCTCAACGACGCGATGCGCCGCCACCGCTACCTCGACATCAACCCCGCCCTGCTGATCGAGCTACCCCGCGCCCGAGCGCCCAAGCCCACAGTCTGGACCGAGCAACGCGTCAAGACGTGGCGTGACACCGGTAAGACCCCGAGCGCGGTCATGATCTGGACCCCCGAACACACCGGCCGGTTCCTCGACCACACCCACGACGCGAACGACCGCCTCTACGCCCTCTACCATCTCATCACCTTCACCGGCCTACGCCGAGGCGAAGCCTGCGGCCTGCACTGGGACGACCTCGACCTCGACGCCAAAACTCTCACCGTCCGCTGGCAACTCGTCCAACAAGGCTGGGCCACCGCAATCGACACCCCTAAAACCACCGACAGCGAAGCCACCATCGCCCTCGACACCGAAACCGTCACCGTCCTGCGCTCCCACCGCGCCCGCCACCACCGCGAACGCCTCGCCGCCGGCACCACCTGGACCAGGACCGGACTGGTGTTCACCACCCCGACCGGTAGCCGGCTGCACCCCGCCGACGTCACCGACCACTTCCACCACCTCGCCACCCAAGCCGGACTGCCGCCCATCCGCCTCCACGACCTCCGCCACGGTGCCGCCACCATGGGCCTCGCCGCCGGCGTCCAGATGAAAGTCATCTCCAACCGGCTCCGCCACTCCAGCCCACACTTCACCGCCACCTTCTACGGCGCCGTCCTCCCCGAACTCTCACACGCCGCCGCCGAAGCCACCGCCGCCGTCGTCCCACGACGCGGAGGCACCGCAAGGCCGGCATAAGACGCAGGTTCATCGTCTATCAGATGGCCAGGGCCAGCCGACCTTTTCGGCTGGCCCTGCACCCAGCAACATATTGCGCTCTATGGTCAGGGCTTCCAGCCAGCCTGCTCCGTCATCGACCGACCGGAATGAACGTCCAGCCATCAAGTTGGATCTCCCCGCTCATGACCTGGTGCAACCACCTCGGCGCACCGCTCGCTCGGATGCGGCACCATCGTGAGCCGGCTCAGGTCTATGCCGTACTCCGACGTGGGCAGCGCGCATAGCTGCGGCACGCCGACGACCACGGCCCAGGTGCCCTGCGCCATCGGCGCGGCCAGCAGCGTGGGGAGCAGGTTGGTCGCGCCGGTCGCAGATAACGTGGCGCTGCGGCGGATGCCGCCCGGCCACGGCAGCAGCCGGGCGAGCTCCGGCACCACGGCCAGTACCGGGCGGCGTCGGGCGCGGTCAGCGGGATGTCGTCGGCGCGGTCGACTAACCGGTTCAGCGTCGCGGTCCGGTGGCGGCGCTGCCTGACAGCGTCCACCGCGTCGAGGGCCTGCGCGACGTCGGCGCCGCGGTGTCGATACGGCCGTGCCTGGTCCACGCCCGCGCCCAGTCCGATCGTCGTCGACCGGGCCGTCGATGCGAGCCGTCACGGACACAGTGCTCTCCCTCCTCGCTGGTGCTCGCCGCGAGGAAAGACGCAAGCTTATCGAACGTAAGTTCGATGGTTCTGAGGATGGGGTGAGGTGGCGCCCAGGCGCAAGGCCTGCGGTCCCGGGGTGGGCGTCGCGCAATATGGGAACCTCTCGAGCGAAATCCACCTCTTGAAAACCCCCTCTAGGCGACCACATAGCAGCGTTACGTAAAGGAGCTTTGTGGTCGGCAAGGGGGAGAATGATTCCAAGATCAGACCCTCCGACAGCCGCTGCGGATGCGTCACTGTGGGGTTCAGCCGAAAGACGGCGAAGGCTCGGCCACCGGGCATCCCTGACAAAAGATCCGGTGAACGAGCCTCCACTGCTGAACTCTCTGGAGCGTGACACATGTGGGGCGTCCCTGACCAGCTTTGGCTGATCCTGTCCCTGGTAGTGGCCGTGCCGCTCGCCCTGATCACCATCGCTGCGGTCGTGGTGGCGATCCTGTCGCTGGCGGCCCGCCGCCCCGCGACCCGCCGACACGCGCTGGCCGTGCTGAACGCGCTGACGG
Above is a window of Micromonospora yangpuensis DNA encoding:
- a CDS encoding tyrosine-type recombinase/integrase; translated protein: MKGSIFKRCGCRDTATGRRLGRSCPDLRRPGGGWSRNHGQWHWQIEIPARADGTRRPLRHGPYATQTDADTVLDRIRAALAVPDASDPHVMVKTGDLIETAIKTGAPVPTPDQVRRTLHLDITPTELPTMADYLTGWLAGRMNIKKGTLRSYEGHIRLYLIPHLGHLRIDRLRPGHIDAMYDAIAERNTTIATLRASRDPAKRDQVKNQRVVGPRTMHVIHATLRKALNDAMRRHRYLDINPALLIELPRARAPKPTVWTEQRVKTWRDTGKTPSAVMIWTPEHTGRFLDHTHDANDRLYALYHLITFTGLRRGEACGLHWDDLDLDAKTLTVRWQLVQQGWATAIDTPKTTDSEATIALDTETVTVLRSHRARHHRERLAAGTTWTRTGLVFTTPTGSRLHPADVTDHFHHLATQAGLPPIRLHDLRHGAATMGLAAGVQMKVISNRLRHSSPHFTATFYGAVLPELSHAAAEATAAVVPRRGGTARPA